From the genome of Glycine max cultivar Williams 82 chromosome 2, Glycine_max_v4.0, whole genome shotgun sequence, one region includes:
- the LOC100500358 gene encoding Bet1-like protein At4g14600-like — MVANSHRVGSSYGGAAPYRSRDGLSPRPVGASEEIQLRIDPLDLDDEITGLHRQVRRLKHVAEEIGTEVKYQKNFLEELQMTMIKAQAGVKNNLRRLNKSIIQSGSNHIIHVILFALVCFFVVYLWSKMIRK, encoded by the exons ATGGTCGCCAATTCCCACAGAGTGGGTTCTTCCTACGGTGGCGCTGCCCCTTACCGATCAAG AGATGGGCTTAGCCCCCGACCCGTTGGTGCCTCAGAGGAGATCCAATTACGAATTGATCCCTTGGACTTGGACGATGAGATCACTGGTCTTCATCGCCAAGTTAGAAGATTGAAACAT GTTGCTGAGGAGATAGGAACAGAAGTGAAGTATCAGAAAAATTTTCTTGAAGAACTG CAAATGACAATGATAAAGGCTCAAGCTGGAGTAAAAAATAACTTGAGAAGATTGAACAAGAGCATCATCCAAAGTGGTTCAAACCATATTATTCATGTCATTCTTTTTGCGTTAGTTTGTTTCTTTGTAGTGTACCTTTGGTCCAAGATGATCAGAAAGTGA